In the Desulfofalx alkaliphila DSM 12257 genome, GGTAATACTTGATGGAGAATCACTGGTTCTTAAAAATGGTGACGCAATTAATTTAGAGATAGACAATAGCCATTCTAAAGTAATTACATCTGAGGAACCGTTAACTATTAATAACCAAATATCCATTGAGGCCAAAGAAGAGGGCGGTTTTCAGTCTGAAATTAAGCTGCCATATACACAGTGGAACAAATAACCCTTTATAAGCTTTTGCCATGGTCTATACTTCGGTGCATTAGTGTTATTGTGTAAATAAGGTTAGGGGAGATTTAATTATGAAGGCAAAAATATCAGTGATTTTAATAAGTATATTAGCTGCTTTTATATTTGCATCGGGGGGCTATGCCTTTTGGGAGAAAAAACTAACCATAGAAACTGATATAAGCGTAATTAGCCCGGAAGTTGAGGAAGAAAACATGGGCGCGGCCTCCGACCTTGATGGAATCATTAGAGCCGTTGAAGGCTCGGCCGGTGCCGGTGGAAGTGGTTCAGAGATAAAGGCTGAAGATGAAAATTCCAATGACAAAGATATGGGCAACAGTGGGGATGCTGCAGGTACAGTACCAAGCAGTGGGCCCAACTCTTCAGGTGAAAACAATTCTTCCGGCTTAGAAAGTACCGGCGGCGCCCAGGGGGATTCTACTGACGGTGGTCCAGCTTCCGGTGGAACAGAATCCGCAAAGGATTCTTCAGGAAGGGATTCCACTGCTAGTAATAGCTCTCCCCCTTCAAGTGAAGGCAGTACTTCCGGCTCAGATAGTTCAGCAGGTGGGCAATCGGGGCCAGATGGCGCTGGCTCCGGTTCTTCCGATTCAAGTGGTGAAAATTGAACCTAAACGGTTAAGGACAAAGTGGGGTCTAAGTGATGCAGTTAAAATATCAACCAACCACACCTTCAAAAAGAAGATGTTTTTTGCTCATTGGCTTGGTGCTCGGTGTGTGCTTTTTAGAAACTCCCCCTGTGGCCCACCTGCTAAGTGGGCCTGTCTTTACTTATGTTATTAAGCCCCTCTTATGGCTGGGTATTGCCTTAACAGTTTGGTGCTTTCCCCGGGTTCGGCCCAAGGCAAAACTTAGACATGGTGAGTTCTTAAACTGGTGGGCATTAAATTTTGCTGTTATATTCATAGCAATTACCTTTTTAGCAGGCTTACTGGACGGGTTCGGTAAAAGTCCTTATAGCCATTCTTTAAGCGGTATTGCCATTAATATCTTGGTTGTGGGCTCCCCCTTAATAGCAATGGAACTGGTAAGAAATTATCTTGTTAACAGTTTTGCACGGTATGAAAGGTACCGTATCTTTATTTTGGTGGCCCTTGTGATGACCTTTGCCGGTATCCCTCTGCCGCATCTCTTTCAATTAAGGGGTTATGAAGATGCTGTTATCTATATTGCCCGTTATTTTGCGCCGGAATTCTGTCATGGGCTGTTTGCAACCTATTTAGCCTTTCTTGGGGGGGCACTGCCGGCAATAATTTATATGGGCACAATCAAGGCCGTTCACTGGCTTTCTCCCATTTTGCCTGATTTACAATGGATTACAAAGGCATTTATCGGGGTTTTAGTCCCCGTTTTTTCATTAAGCATAATGCACAGTATTTATTCCAGTGAAGCAAAACTATTTAATAAAGAGGCTCAAGACGAGGATAGCCCCTTTGGTTGGATAGTTACCATAGTAACTTCAATACTCATTGTATGGTTTGCAGTGGGTGTATTCTCAATCTACCCCTCTGTAATAGCCACCGGCAGCATGGAACCGATGATAAAGCCCGGGGATGTAATTCTAGTGCAAAAGATAAGGGATGAGAGTGATATACATAATTTGAGTGTCGGTGATGTTATACAATTTGAAAGGGGCTCAATACTAATTTCCCATCGTATTATAGATATAGTCGAGGAAGATGGAAACAAAAGTTTTCGCACAATGGGAGACAATAACTCTATTCCGGATTCAGATTTAGTTGAACCGCCACAAATTAAAGGTGAGATTATTAAGGTGGTTCCTAAGGTTGGCTGGCCAACATTGCTTATAAAAAGTGATAAAAGCATAGATTTAACGGATATTCAGTTTTGATAGAAAAGATGCTTGTAAGGATAGAGCGGCATCAAGGGGCATTTAACCCCTTGATGCCGCTTGTTATTTCATAAACAACAATACCCTGCTCTTTATGGTACTTAAGTAGTAGTTAGATAATGCTTGGGAACCATCTAATAATAACCCTATTAATGAACTGATAACTATTCCTTGGAGTGGTTACTGATATTTAAGCAAAAGTTATACTTTGAGTATAAGTATTGATAAGGATTGCAAAGCCGGCTTGCCAATCTTTATCTAAAGAAAGATTAGCAAAAGAAAAATCCGCAAAGGAGAGAAGGGTAAATGAAAAAATTTAAATTCCTAGCACTGGCCATCGCCCTGGCAGTTATGCTAATGGGCGCCGGTTATGCCGCGTGGACTGATAGTTTCAAAACTACCACCACCCTTGAAACCGGCAATTTAAAAATTGAATTAAGTAATGCACAGGAATCCTATGAAGTAACAACAATGAAAAATGATGAGTATGCAGCTCTTGTAGCTGAAGACAATGTTTACAGAACCGCTGACAGAAATGTTAAGGTTGAAAATGGTGTTCTGCATGATGTTGCAATTGATCATGAAACCAATACAGTAAGCTTTGGCTTTGGTAACTTATATCCCGGCACTACTGTTTGGACTACTTTAGAAGCTACAAATACCGGAACAGTGCCGGCTGTTTTGGAAAATGTAGAATTTAATATTACCGATTCAACTGCCAATGATATTGATTTAGCAGAAGTAATAGAGGTAATAGTTGAGCCGCAAATTATCAGAGATGGCGCTATTCAACCCATGAGATTTTGGTGTTTCTGGTGTTGGTTATTCCCCGGACATTGCAATCCCGGCGGTGGAGATAATCCCGGCAACCCCGAGGAACCCGTTGAGCCCGTTCGTACTAAGTTAGCAAACTTGGATAATGAGCTTGATAAGTTTAACGGTCATTTATGTCAAAACGATAAATTACGTTACAACATAGGATTTGTTTTCCCCGAAGGTAACGGAAATATTACTCAAGATGAATCTGTTGCATTTGATCTTCAATTTAACTTTAAACAATACAACTTAGTTGACTAGCAATAATTTAAAGACCTATGTAAGTGGCTGTTGTGTAAATTAACAGCCACTTTTAATTTCCAAATCAAGATTTAATGTCACAAATGCTCTTGGTTTGTGAGGGGGGTTTAATATAAAGGCATCCTTCTTTGACCCTTCCGCCGTAATGGTACGAAGGTAGTAGTTAAATAATGCTTGGGGACTAGCTAATATACTCCATTTATTAAATGATAACTACACCATAGAGTGGTTACTGCTCTAAGGCCAATAACTATAATGACAGATAAGGTAAACATCCTGGCTTGGAGGTTTTACCTTTAATTATGAATAAGAGGAGGCGACTGGGATGAAGAAATTTAAGTATTTAGCTCTTGTAACTGCCTTGGCGGTTATGTTGATGGGTGCCGGTTATGCTGCTTGGACTGACGGTTTCAAGGTAAGTAACACCATTAATACCGGTGAGTTAAGTGTTGCTATACTGGCGGGCGATTGCAACAAACCAGATGAAGCGTATACTGTACAGTTTAGTGAAGGATATAATGGGTATAATCACCCATATAGGGATCTGCGGGCAAATGATAATGTATATAGGGTAAATGATGAGGGTAATAAGGCTGAACATAACAAACGGTACTACCCTACGGTTGAAAACAACACAGTGAGTTTTGGATTTGGCAATTTATATCCGGGCACCACTGTAGAAACCAATTTATCAGCCAGAAATACAGGCAGTGTCCCTGTTGTACTACAATCTATAAAGCTAGACAATAAGGTAGGATTTGATACCGAGTTAGCCGAAATTATACAAGTAGAGTATGGCTTTGGCAAATATGATTCCGGGGAAAAGGCTCCACGTGTAGACCTAATGACTGTTAGCTTAGCACAGTTAGAAGAAAGTCTACAAGAGTATATGACTGGTATAGTCTTACTGCCCAATAATCAGTTTGGCAGTGCCACAGGGGAAAATCTATACACCGAAATGAAATTTATTATTCCCGGTGATTGGGATGTAGAGGGTTTAGATAACAATGCAGGTCAAAATCAAGAAATTAAATTTGATATTGAGTTTGAGTTTATTCAATACAACTTGTTTGAGCGCTAAAAGGCAAGAGAGTTTAACTTAATGAACAGGAGTCAGCACATGCTGGCTCCTGTTTTTTTTCTTCTCTTCTGCCTAAGTGCAAAGGACTTGGCATTAATCGATTTTTTCCGGCAAAAAAGCACATAAACATCCATATGTAAAAAGAAGGGAAAGGAATATTATTACAGAATACTTCTTAAAAAAGAAATGTTT is a window encoding:
- a CDS encoding signal peptidase I produces the protein MQLKYQPTTPSKRRCFLLIGLVLGVCFLETPPVAHLLSGPVFTYVIKPLLWLGIALTVWCFPRVRPKAKLRHGEFLNWWALNFAVIFIAITFLAGLLDGFGKSPYSHSLSGIAINILVVGSPLIAMELVRNYLVNSFARYERYRIFILVALVMTFAGIPLPHLFQLRGYEDAVIYIARYFAPEFCHGLFATYLAFLGGALPAIIYMGTIKAVHWLSPILPDLQWITKAFIGVLVPVFSLSIMHSIYSSEAKLFNKEAQDEDSPFGWIVTIVTSILIVWFAVGVFSIYPSVIATGSMEPMIKPGDVILVQKIRDESDIHNLSVGDVIQFERGSILISHRIIDIVEEDGNKSFRTMGDNNSIPDSDLVEPPQIKGEIIKVVPKVGWPTLLIKSDKSIDLTDIQF